The following are from one region of the Streptomyces fradiae genome:
- a CDS encoding universal stress protein, translating to MSREIVAGVDGSPESLAAADWAAREAVHRDLPLRLVHAWRWEPLDLPLVQDPTDQLKAAREVLSTAGARVTERFPDVALATELIGDTPVAALLGTLGRAELLALGSRGQGAIAGFLLGSYGQQVIASATVPVVAVRSRDGEPVEPPAGEVLVGQHGTPEDSAAALGFAFAAAAARGASVRAVRAWSLPPLFAFSPGSLALADEAGGLEPYERKALREALAPWRERFPEVAVTEHVELGSAGQVLLSGAGSAQLLVVGRRARRGAIGPRIGSVAHAALHLAPCPVAVVPQEVDAQD from the coding sequence ATGAGTCGTGAGATCGTCGCGGGAGTGGACGGTTCCCCGGAGAGCCTGGCCGCGGCGGACTGGGCCGCGCGGGAGGCCGTGCACCGGGACCTGCCGCTGCGGCTCGTGCACGCCTGGCGGTGGGAGCCGCTCGACCTCCCGCTGGTGCAGGATCCGACCGATCAGCTGAAGGCCGCGCGGGAGGTGCTGAGCACGGCGGGCGCGCGGGTCACGGAGCGCTTCCCGGACGTCGCGCTGGCCACCGAGCTCATCGGCGACACCCCGGTCGCCGCGCTGCTCGGCACCCTCGGGCGGGCCGAACTCCTCGCCCTCGGCTCGCGCGGGCAGGGCGCCATCGCGGGCTTCCTGCTCGGCTCGTACGGCCAGCAGGTCATCGCCTCCGCCACCGTCCCGGTGGTCGCGGTCCGCAGCCGGGACGGCGAACCGGTCGAGCCGCCGGCCGGGGAGGTCCTGGTGGGCCAGCACGGCACGCCGGAGGACAGCGCGGCGGCGCTGGGCTTCGCCTTCGCGGCGGCGGCCGCGCGCGGGGCCTCGGTGCGGGCGGTGCGGGCCTGGAGCCTGCCGCCGCTGTTCGCGTTCAGCCCGGGTTCGCTGGCGCTCGCCGACGAGGCCGGCGGGCTCGAACCGTACGAGAGGAAGGCGCTGCGCGAGGCCCTAGCCCCGTGGCGAGAGCGCTTCCCCGAGGTGGCGGTGACCGAGCACGTGGAGCTGGGCAGCGCAGGTCAGGTGCTGTTGTCCGGGGCCGGATCCGCTCAGCTGCTCGTGGTCGGCCGGCGGGCCCGGCGCGGCGCGATCGGCCCGCGGATCGGCTCCGTGGCGCACGCGGCGCTGCACCTGGCGCCGTGCCCCGTCGCGGTGGTGCCGCAGGAGGTTGACGCGCAGGATTGA
- a CDS encoding glycoside hydrolase family 15 protein — protein MAGRIEDYALIGDLETAALVGRDGSIDWWCAPRFDSPACLAALLGDPGHGRFALAPAGNRVCNRRSYRGDTLVLDSVWESTGGTVRITDFMPPRQQGPRIVRIVEGIAGRVDIQGELAVRFDHGSVRPWTYALDRRTVACVAGPDATRLTCGPGAGEPVVTPDRTSFAFPVTAGQRVTFVLGWHPSHAPAPAAPDVPAALDETLAFWNDWATGLRYEGPARAAVIRSLVTLKALTYEPTGGVIAAATASLPECIGGRRNWDYRFCWLRDSTFTLSCLLRSGYRREALAWTDWLVRAAAGDPADLQPLYGVAGQRRLPETDADWLPGYENSRPVRFGNAAVDQFQLDIYGEVLNTVYSAVRAGVPFDAHLWSLLAALLEYVAKRWREPDEGIWEVRGPRRQFVHSKVMAWVAADRALRLARVAGLRGQLRRWQALRAELHDEVCRSGWSEERGSFTQYYGSRRVDATALLIPRLGFLPADDPRVLGTVRAMAALGDRGFLRRYDEVSNGEVHEIDGVDGAEGAFLACTFWYADALALTGRPAEARTTFERVLDVRNDVGLLAEEWDPAAGRQLGNMPQALSHVALVNTAFTLDGTRRHDRTPPRTAAHATARTPARRAAAV, from the coding sequence ATGGCAGGGCGAATAGAGGACTACGCCCTCATCGGCGATCTGGAGACCGCGGCCCTCGTCGGGCGGGACGGCTCGATCGACTGGTGGTGCGCCCCGCGCTTCGACTCGCCCGCCTGCCTCGCCGCCCTCCTCGGCGACCCCGGCCACGGCCGCTTCGCCCTCGCCCCGGCCGGCAACCGGGTCTGCAATCGCAGGAGTTACCGCGGCGACACCCTCGTCCTCGACTCCGTCTGGGAGTCCACCGGCGGCACCGTCCGCATCACCGACTTCATGCCGCCCCGTCAACAGGGCCCGCGGATCGTCCGGATCGTCGAGGGCATCGCCGGACGGGTCGACATCCAGGGCGAGTTGGCGGTCCGCTTCGACCACGGCAGCGTCCGCCCCTGGACGTACGCCCTCGACCGGCGCACCGTCGCCTGCGTCGCCGGGCCCGACGCGACCCGGCTGACCTGCGGTCCCGGCGCCGGCGAACCGGTCGTCACCCCCGACCGTACGAGCTTCGCCTTCCCCGTCACCGCGGGGCAGCGCGTCACCTTCGTGCTCGGCTGGCACCCCTCGCACGCCCCGGCGCCCGCCGCGCCCGACGTGCCCGCCGCCCTCGACGAGACCCTCGCCTTCTGGAACGACTGGGCCACCGGGCTGCGTTACGAGGGCCCCGCCCGTGCGGCCGTCATCCGCTCCCTGGTCACCCTCAAGGCCCTCACCTACGAGCCCACCGGCGGCGTCATCGCCGCCGCCACCGCCTCCCTGCCCGAGTGCATCGGCGGACGCCGCAACTGGGACTACCGCTTCTGCTGGCTGCGCGACTCCACCTTCACCCTGTCCTGCCTGCTGCGCAGCGGCTACCGCCGCGAGGCGCTGGCCTGGACCGACTGGCTGGTGCGCGCCGCCGCCGGCGACCCCGCCGACCTCCAGCCGCTGTACGGCGTCGCCGGACAGCGCCGGCTGCCCGAGACCGACGCCGACTGGCTGCCCGGCTACGAGAACTCACGCCCCGTCAGATTCGGCAACGCGGCCGTCGACCAGTTCCAGCTCGACATCTACGGCGAGGTCCTCAACACCGTCTACTCGGCCGTCCGGGCCGGCGTGCCCTTCGACGCGCACCTGTGGAGCCTGCTGGCCGCACTCCTCGAATACGTCGCCAAACGCTGGCGCGAACCCGACGAGGGCATCTGGGAAGTCCGCGGCCCCCGCCGCCAGTTCGTCCACTCCAAGGTGATGGCCTGGGTCGCCGCCGACCGCGCGCTGCGGCTCGCCCGGGTCGCCGGACTGCGCGGCCAGCTCCGCCGCTGGCAGGCGCTGCGCGCCGAACTGCACGACGAGGTCTGCCGGTCGGGCTGGAGCGAGGAACGCGGCTCCTTCACCCAGTACTACGGCAGCCGCCGGGTCGACGCGACCGCCCTGCTCATCCCGCGCCTCGGCTTCCTGCCCGCCGACGACCCCCGGGTCCTCGGCACCGTCCGCGCCATGGCCGCCCTCGGCGACCGCGGCTTCCTGCGCCGCTACGACGAGGTGAGCAACGGCGAGGTGCACGAGATCGACGGCGTCGACGGCGCCGAAGGAGCCTTCCTCGCCTGCACCTTCTGGTACGCCGACGCGCTCGCCCTCACCGGCCGCCCCGCCGAGGCCCGCACCACCTTCGAACGCGTCCTGGACGTGCGCAACGACGTCGGCCTGCTCGCCGAGGAATGGGACCCCGCCGCAGGACGCCAGCTCGGCAACATGCCCCAGGCCCTCAGCCACGTCGCCCTCGTCAACACCGCCTTCACCCTCGACGGCACCCGCCGCCACGACCGGACCCCGCCCAGGACCGCCGCACACGCCACGGCCCGCACCCCCGCCCGCCGCGCCGCCGCCGTGTGA
- a CDS encoding sigma-70 family RNA polymerase sigma factor, with amino-acid sequence MQSDEHRTAALVEAARAGDARAGDELVRTFLPLVYNIVGRALDGHADVDDLVQETMVRALDGLPALRDPARFRSWLVAIAMNRIRHRWRERQQAPLPGLDRAAALADPAGDFTELAILRLGLTGQRREVARATRWLDEDDREVLSLWWLEAAGELTRAELAASLGIPPRHAAVRVQRMKERLESGRAIVRALAAVPPCPGLADTTARWDGAPSPLWRKRLARHLDGCPHCAPTRSGLAPAEGLLVGLALVPPLLVWAGRGSGGPALETVAATTPGAGAGAGSGPESGAGAGGGTASGSGSAAGAGVRPGLLVGGGAVVALGAALILLVPSGPADRAVARPPAPAPAAPAATRSAAPPPATTPPPTPSPTPTRTRVPRPTTEEQVTALVNRHRAEAGCGPLRIDRRLSAVARTFGADLAERRYLAHTDPEGTDSGTRLTGEGYAWSAWAENLARGQSGPAAVVADWMADPPHRANLLDCRYRHTGVAAVPGPDGTVWVQELGTPLRS; translated from the coding sequence TTGCAGAGCGACGAGCACCGCACCGCCGCACTCGTCGAGGCGGCGCGGGCGGGTGACGCACGCGCCGGCGACGAGCTCGTACGGACCTTCCTGCCGCTCGTCTACAACATCGTGGGCCGCGCCCTCGACGGGCACGCCGACGTCGACGACCTGGTCCAGGAGACCATGGTCCGCGCCCTCGACGGGCTGCCCGCGCTGCGCGACCCGGCGCGCTTCCGGTCCTGGCTGGTCGCCATCGCGATGAACCGGATACGGCACCGCTGGCGCGAACGTCAGCAGGCACCGCTTCCCGGCCTGGACCGGGCCGCCGCCCTCGCCGACCCGGCCGGCGACTTCACCGAGCTCGCCATCCTGCGCCTCGGCCTGACCGGCCAGCGCCGCGAGGTCGCCCGGGCCACCCGCTGGCTCGACGAGGACGACCGCGAGGTGCTCTCCCTGTGGTGGCTGGAGGCCGCCGGCGAGCTGACCCGCGCCGAGCTCGCCGCCTCCCTCGGCATCCCGCCCCGGCACGCGGCCGTCCGCGTCCAGCGGATGAAGGAACGCCTGGAGAGCGGGCGCGCCATCGTCCGGGCGCTCGCCGCCGTGCCGCCCTGCCCGGGCCTCGCCGACACCACCGCCCGCTGGGACGGCGCGCCCTCCCCGCTGTGGCGCAAACGCCTGGCCCGGCACCTCGACGGCTGCCCGCACTGCGCCCCCACCCGCTCCGGCCTCGCCCCGGCCGAGGGCCTGCTGGTGGGCCTGGCCCTGGTGCCGCCGCTCCTGGTGTGGGCGGGGCGGGGGAGCGGGGGACCGGCCCTGGAGACGGTCGCGGCGACGACGCCGGGGGCGGGGGCCGGGGCCGGGAGCGGGCCCGAGTCTGGAGCAGGGGCCGGAGGCGGGACGGCGTCCGGGTCCGGTTCTGCCGCCGGGGCCGGTGTCCGGCCCGGGCTGCTCGTCGGCGGTGGCGCGGTCGTCGCCCTCGGTGCCGCGCTGATCCTGCTGGTGCCGAGCGGGCCCGCCGACCGCGCGGTCGCCCGCCCGCCGGCCCCGGCGCCTGCCGCGCCGGCCGCCACCCGCAGCGCCGCACCGCCGCCGGCCACCACCCCGCCCCCGACGCCGTCGCCCACGCCGACCCGCACCCGGGTACCGCGCCCGACCACGGAGGAGCAGGTCACCGCACTGGTCAACCGGCACCGGGCCGAGGCGGGCTGCGGGCCGCTCCGCATCGACCGCCGGCTCTCGGCCGTGGCCCGCACCTTCGGCGCGGACCTGGCCGAGCGCCGCTACCTCGCCCACACCGACCCCGAGGGCACCGATTCCGGCACCCGCCTCACCGGCGAGGGCTACGCCTGGAGCGCCTGGGCGGAGAACCTGGCCCGGGGCCAGAGCGGTCCGGCGGCCGTCGTCGCCGACTGGATGGCCGACCCGCCGCACCGGGCCAATCTCCTGGACTGCCGCTACCGGCACACCGGCGTCGCCGCCGTGCCCGGCCCGGACGGCACCGTGTGGGTACAGGAGCTCGGCACCCCGCTGCGGTCCTGA
- a CDS encoding phosphoesterase, protein MAPFDRPRTGGSPPAIAAGDTWWYAAVAGEAAGSFSARIRIRMRRACLAAVVLLTVAYAGLVLTTTGRRWGDAALAGRLTDPAVARFLREHPSLQGIGTLSLALAVLLIVALGVLRKRYAYLGAALGTVAAALLAAELLQRYAPGPRYVDAAGLTAPGGFPSSPAVLAAGLALGLALVVPHRLRGAAVGLGTLWAIALGAYSIASGRHRPGDVIAADLLVLAAFAALVALLARKGRVRPAPRHGLPPQRLLVTVPLALLALGGLAAGAYLLGDCLPAATGPLPVDLPRTAHRCGQALAAGTGAAVALVLLGLLRHVDLDPGTAPYRITHPVAEDPFPEEHDHEIS, encoded by the coding sequence ATGGCACCCTTCGACAGGCCCCGTACCGGCGGCTCCCCACCAGCCATCGCCGCCGGCGACACCTGGTGGTACGCCGCCGTCGCCGGTGAGGCCGCCGGATCGTTCAGCGCCCGTATCCGCATACGCATGCGGCGCGCCTGCCTCGCCGCCGTCGTCCTGCTCACCGTCGCCTACGCCGGACTCGTGCTCACCACGACCGGCCGGCGCTGGGGCGACGCGGCCCTCGCCGGCCGGCTGACCGACCCGGCCGTCGCCCGCTTCCTGCGCGAGCACCCCTCGCTCCAGGGCATCGGCACCCTCTCGCTCGCCCTCGCCGTCCTGCTGATCGTCGCCCTCGGCGTCCTCCGCAAGCGGTACGCGTACCTCGGCGCCGCCCTCGGCACCGTCGCCGCCGCGCTGCTCGCCGCCGAGCTCCTCCAGCGCTACGCACCGGGCCCCCGCTACGTCGACGCCGCCGGCCTCACCGCCCCCGGCGGCTTCCCCAGCAGCCCCGCCGTCCTCGCCGCGGGCCTCGCCCTCGGCCTCGCGCTCGTCGTGCCGCACCGGCTGCGCGGCGCCGCCGTAGGACTCGGCACCCTGTGGGCGATCGCCCTCGGCGCGTACTCCATCGCCTCCGGCCGCCACCGCCCCGGCGACGTGATCGCCGCCGACCTGCTCGTGCTCGCCGCCTTCGCCGCGCTCGTCGCCCTGCTCGCCCGCAAGGGCCGGGTCCGGCCCGCGCCCCGGCACGGCCTCCCGCCGCAGCGGCTCCTCGTCACCGTGCCCCTGGCGCTGCTCGCCCTCGGCGGGCTCGCCGCCGGCGCCTATCTGCTCGGCGACTGCCTGCCCGCCGCCACCGGCCCGCTCCCCGTCGACCTGCCCCGCACCGCCCACCGCTGCGGCCAGGCGCTCGCCGCCGGGACCGGTGCCGCCGTCGCCCTCGTCCTGCTCGGGCTGCTCCGCCACGTCGACCTGGACCCGGGCACCGCCCCGTACCGGATCACGCACCCCGTAGCCGAGGACCCCTTTCCCGAGGAGCACGATCACGAGATATCTTGA
- a CDS encoding Rrf2 family transcriptional regulator, translated as MRISARADYAVRAALQLAAARDSGPVKAEAIAEVQGISHKFLEGILGDMRKGGLVQSQRGGKGGYWLAKPAEDISVADVIRCVEGPLVSVRGVRPPELSYTGPAESLLTLWVALRANVRQVLDGVSLAELASAQLPPEVVALAEDPEAWTNP; from the coding sequence ATGCGCATTTCAGCCAGGGCCGACTACGCGGTGCGGGCCGCCCTCCAGCTCGCCGCGGCCCGGGACTCCGGGCCGGTGAAGGCCGAGGCGATCGCCGAGGTCCAGGGGATCTCCCACAAGTTCCTGGAGGGCATCCTCGGCGACATGCGCAAGGGCGGTCTGGTGCAGAGCCAGCGCGGCGGCAAGGGCGGCTACTGGCTGGCGAAGCCGGCCGAGGACATCTCCGTGGCGGACGTGATCCGCTGCGTCGAGGGGCCGCTGGTGTCGGTGCGCGGGGTCCGGCCGCCGGAGCTGTCGTACACCGGACCCGCGGAGTCCCTGCTCACCCTGTGGGTCGCGCTGCGGGCCAACGTGCGCCAGGTGCTTGACGGCGTCTCGCTGGCCGAGCTCGCCTCCGCGCAGCTGCCGCCCGAGGTGGTGGCGCTCGCGGAGGACCCGGAGGCCTGGACCAACCCCTGA
- a CDS encoding acyl-CoA dehydrogenase, with protein sequence MRTPKKSALRTASVPAGGLPADRRADDAIWPRVTHEVADDLAVDAVARDRAGLAPYDEVARLQEAGLPALLTAPGPLGRGADWRTACAVVREISAADGSVGELLAHHCVLSWTSRFLGAPAGPRSLDSRTAKERWLLAGAVEPPRPEPGRPGLALTPAGGGGYLLDGRGAFASGVTVADRLVVGARCTETGDLLLVLADPAHPAVTAEPCAERVGQRLAGAGTVAFERLPVGPGNVLGTLPRDEHTVAPYATLAPLALRLLLVHVALGIAEGALAEARDVSRAGLAAAPHAADPAAGDDPYLLRAYGELATSAHTAAAVVERATDALARGLLAERLLDVEERSDIAVLVAAAETVAHPAALDITTRILQLVAPAGPPPGFDRFWRNARALTAPVPPDHRLRDIGDHYLNGTHARLTLLA encoded by the coding sequence GTGAGAACGCCGAAGAAGTCCGCACTGCGCACCGCCTCCGTGCCGGCCGGGGGCCTGCCCGCCGACCGCCGCGCCGACGACGCGATCTGGCCCCGCGTCACCCACGAGGTCGCCGACGACCTGGCCGTGGACGCCGTGGCCCGGGACCGGGCCGGCCTCGCCCCGTACGACGAGGTCGCCCGGCTCCAGGAGGCCGGACTGCCCGCGCTGCTCACCGCGCCCGGGCCGCTCGGCCGCGGCGCCGACTGGCGCACCGCCTGCGCGGTGGTCCGGGAGATCTCCGCCGCCGACGGCTCGGTGGGCGAACTCCTGGCCCACCACTGCGTGTTGTCCTGGACCTCCCGTTTCCTCGGCGCCCCGGCCGGACCGCGCTCGCTCGACTCCCGTACCGCCAAGGAGCGTTGGCTGCTCGCGGGCGCCGTCGAGCCGCCGCGCCCGGAGCCCGGCCGGCCCGGACTCGCCCTCACCCCGGCGGGCGGCGGCGGGTATCTGCTCGACGGACGGGGTGCCTTCGCCTCCGGCGTCACGGTGGCCGACCGGCTCGTCGTCGGGGCCCGCTGTACGGAGACGGGCGACCTGCTCCTGGTCCTGGCCGACCCGGCCCACCCCGCCGTGACCGCCGAGCCGTGCGCCGAACGCGTGGGCCAGCGCCTCGCCGGCGCCGGCACCGTCGCCTTCGAGCGGCTGCCGGTCGGCCCCGGGAACGTCCTCGGCACCCTCCCCCGCGACGAGCACACCGTCGCCCCCTACGCGACCCTCGCCCCGCTCGCCCTGCGGCTCCTCCTGGTCCATGTGGCGCTCGGCATCGCCGAGGGCGCGCTCGCCGAAGCTCGCGACGTGAGCCGGGCCGGCCTGGCGGCCGCGCCGCACGCGGCCGATCCGGCGGCCGGCGACGACCCCTATCTGCTGCGTGCCTACGGGGAGTTGGCCACCTCCGCGCACACCGCGGCGGCGGTGGTCGAGCGCGCGACCGACGCCCTGGCGCGCGGGCTGCTCGCCGAACGCCTCCTCGACGTCGAGGAGCGCTCCGACATCGCCGTCCTCGTCGCCGCGGCCGAGACCGTCGCACACCCCGCGGCCCTCGACATCACCACCCGGATACTCCAGCTCGTCGCCCCGGCCGGCCCGCCCCCCGGCTTCGACCGCTTCTGGCGCAACGCCCGCGCCCTCACCGCCCCGGTCCCACCCGACCACCGCCTGCGCGACATCGGCGACCACTACCTGAACGGCACGCACGCCAGGCTCACCCTTCTGGCGTAG
- a CDS encoding CAP domain-containing protein, which translates to MQHDTYDRSRHTFRTRVTAAGALAAALTVLTGMYAAGQAHPAASDRAAAPVTAAAASATAAQDVAQVVQLVNAERRKAGCAPLRSDPKLRTAAQGHADDMAARNYYAHAGRDGRNAGDRIKAAGYAWSAWGENIHRGPHSAAQAVDEWMNSAAHRENILDCSFEDIGVGVNLTGNGPWWVQDFASGR; encoded by the coding sequence ATGCAGCACGACACGTACGACAGGTCCCGGCACACATTCCGTACGAGGGTCACGGCGGCCGGCGCACTGGCCGCCGCGCTCACCGTGCTCACCGGGATGTACGCGGCGGGCCAGGCCCATCCGGCGGCCTCCGACCGGGCGGCCGCACCGGTGACCGCGGCAGCGGCCTCGGCCACCGCCGCGCAGGACGTCGCGCAGGTCGTACAACTCGTCAACGCCGAGCGGAGAAAGGCCGGTTGTGCCCCGCTGCGGTCCGATCCCAAGCTGCGGACCGCGGCGCAGGGCCACGCCGACGACATGGCCGCGCGCAACTACTACGCGCACGCGGGCCGGGACGGCCGGAACGCGGGTGACCGGATCAAGGCGGCCGGTTACGCCTGGTCGGCCTGGGGCGAGAACATCCACCGGGGGCCGCACTCGGCCGCGCAGGCGGTGGACGAGTGGATGAACAGCGCGGCGCACCGGGAGAACATCCTCGACTGCTCCTTCGAGGACATCGGGGTGGGGGTCAACCTCACCGGCAACGGGCCCTGGTGGGTGCAGGACTTCGCCTCCGGGCGCTGA
- a CDS encoding glycosyltransferase, with translation MRRATDRAPAGPEATASLVVAVRPGDRDPEWMFDRLPPAVREVVLVGAGPAVSGRAAPTGVAVRRLGRWDCAGGDVPHAGLLAATGDRLVLMGADGSMSPREIPHYLHYLDSGFDFVKGSRFIAGGDSADYPLLRRCGHRALLRLARQLYGQRLTDLWFGFCAFRREFLGLLDLRADRVELGAELVTHALHYGLRVAEVPSLELPSHHGPSHPRTVRDGSRIFGTLLDERPHNALLRFRPALRIRAG, from the coding sequence ATGCGCCGGGCCACGGACCGCGCCCCGGCCGGCCCGGAAGCCACGGCGAGCCTGGTGGTCGCGGTGCGGCCCGGTGACCGCGATCCGGAGTGGATGTTCGACCGGCTCCCGCCCGCCGTGCGGGAGGTCGTGCTGGTCGGCGCGGGTCCCGCCGTCTCCGGGCGGGCGGCGCCGACCGGGGTGGCGGTGCGCCGGCTCGGCCGCTGGGACTGCGCGGGGGGCGACGTCCCGCACGCCGGTCTGCTCGCCGCCACCGGCGACCGGCTGGTCCTGATGGGCGCCGACGGCAGCATGTCGCCCCGGGAGATCCCGCACTACCTGCACTATCTGGACAGCGGATTCGACTTCGTGAAGGGTTCGCGGTTCATCGCGGGCGGCGACAGCGCCGACTATCCGCTGCTGCGCCGGTGCGGCCACCGCGCGCTGCTCCGGCTGGCCCGGCAGCTGTACGGGCAGCGGCTCACCGATCTCTGGTTCGGATTCTGCGCCTTCCGGCGGGAGTTCCTCGGCCTGCTCGACCTGCGGGCGGACCGGGTGGAGCTCGGCGCCGAACTCGTCACCCACGCGCTGCACTACGGGCTGCGGGTGGCCGAGGTGCCGAGCCTCGAACTCCCTTCCCACCACGGCCCGTCGCACCCCCGCACGGTCCGTGACGGCAGTCGCATCTTCGGCACGCTGCTCGACGAGCGCCCGCACAACGCGCTGCTGCGGTTCCGGCCCGCCCTGCGCATCCGGGCCGGCTGA
- a CDS encoding NADP-dependent isocitrate dehydrogenase, with protein MTDSTIIYTHTDEAPALATYSFLPVIQAYASTAGVNVETRDISLAGRIIASFPERLEEGQRIADALAELGRLAKTPEANIIKLPNVSASIPQLKAAIAELQAQGYALPDYPDDPRSDEDKDVRARYDKIKGSAVNPVLREGNSDRRAPGAVKNYAKTHPHRMGAWTPESKTNVATMGHDDFATTEKSVVIAEDTTLRFEHVATDGTVTELREPLKVIAGEIVDAAVLRAAALDTFLAEQVARAKAEGVLFSVHLKATMMKVSDPIIFGHVVRAFFPQTFAKYGEVLAGAGLSANDGLGTVYKGLESLPHGLGEEIKASFDAEIAAGPALAMVDSDKGITNLHVPSDVIVDASMPAMIRTSGHMWGPDGQEADTLAVLPDSSYSGVYQAVIEDCRAHGAFDPATMGSVPNVGLMAQKAEEYGSHDKTFEIAAAGTVRLVDAAGTAVLEQEVAEGDIFRSCQSKDLPIQDWVKLAVTRARATGAPAVFWLDENRGHDAQIIAKVKQYLPEHDTEGLEIKILSPVEATKFSLERIRRGEDTISVTGNVLRDYLTDLFPILELGTSAKMLSVVPLMAGGGLFETGAGGSAPKHVQQLVKENYLRWDSLGEFFALAASFEHLATSTGNARAQVLADTLDRATGTFLNEDKSPTRRLGGIDNRGSHFYLAMYWAQELAKQTEDAELAKAFAPVAETLTANEQKIVDELIAVQGSPADLGGYYQPDPAKAAAVMRPSTTFNEAIASLA; from the coding sequence GTGACTGACTCGACCATCATCTACACGCACACTGACGAGGCGCCCGCCCTGGCGACCTACTCGTTCCTGCCCGTGATCCAGGCCTACGCCTCGACCGCCGGCGTGAACGTCGAGACGCGTGACATCTCCCTGGCCGGGCGCATCATCGCCTCCTTCCCGGAGCGTCTGGAGGAGGGCCAGCGCATCGCCGACGCCCTCGCCGAGCTCGGCCGGCTGGCCAAGACGCCCGAGGCCAACATCATCAAGCTGCCGAACGTCTCGGCCTCCATCCCGCAGCTCAAGGCCGCGATCGCCGAGCTCCAGGCCCAGGGCTACGCCCTCCCGGACTACCCGGACGACCCGCGCAGCGACGAGGACAAGGACGTCCGCGCCCGCTACGACAAGATCAAGGGCTCGGCCGTCAACCCGGTCCTGCGCGAGGGCAACTCCGACCGCCGCGCCCCCGGTGCCGTCAAGAACTACGCCAAGACCCACCCGCACCGCATGGGCGCCTGGACCCCCGAGTCCAAGACCAACGTCGCCACCATGGGCCACGACGACTTCGCCACCACCGAGAAGTCCGTCGTCATCGCCGAGGACACCACCCTCCGCTTCGAGCACGTCGCCACCGACGGCACCGTGACCGAGCTGCGCGAGCCGCTCAAGGTCATCGCCGGCGAGATCGTCGACGCCGCCGTGCTGCGCGCCGCCGCGCTCGACACCTTCCTCGCCGAGCAGGTCGCCCGCGCCAAGGCCGAGGGCGTGCTCTTCTCCGTGCACCTCAAGGCCACCATGATGAAGGTCTCCGACCCGATCATCTTCGGCCACGTCGTGCGCGCCTTCTTCCCGCAGACCTTCGCCAAGTACGGCGAGGTGCTCGCCGGCGCCGGCCTGTCCGCCAACGACGGCCTCGGCACCGTCTACAAGGGCCTGGAGTCCCTCCCGCACGGCCTCGGCGAGGAGATCAAGGCCTCCTTCGACGCCGAGATCGCCGCCGGCCCGGCCCTCGCCATGGTCGACTCCGACAAGGGCATCACCAACCTGCACGTGCCGTCCGACGTCATCGTCGACGCCTCGATGCCGGCCATGATCCGCACCTCCGGCCACATGTGGGGCCCGGACGGCCAGGAGGCCGACACCCTCGCCGTCCTCCCGGACAGCTCCTACTCCGGCGTCTACCAGGCCGTCATCGAGGACTGCCGCGCCCACGGCGCCTTCGACCCGGCCACCATGGGCTCCGTCCCGAACGTCGGCCTCATGGCGCAGAAGGCCGAGGAGTACGGCTCCCACGACAAGACCTTCGAGATCGCCGCGGCCGGCACCGTCCGCCTCGTCGACGCCGCCGGCACCGCGGTCCTGGAGCAGGAGGTCGCCGAGGGCGACATCTTCCGCTCCTGCCAGTCCAAGGACCTGCCCATCCAGGACTGGGTCAAGCTGGCCGTCACCCGCGCCCGCGCCACCGGCGCCCCGGCCGTCTTCTGGCTGGACGAGAACCGCGGCCACGACGCCCAGATCATCGCCAAGGTCAAGCAGTACCTGCCGGAGCACGACACCGAGGGCCTGGAGATCAAGATCCTCTCCCCGGTCGAGGCCACCAAGTTCTCCCTGGAGCGCATCCGCCGCGGCGAGGACACCATCTCGGTCACCGGCAACGTCCTGCGCGACTACCTGACCGACCTCTTCCCGATCCTGGAGCTGGGCACCAGCGCCAAGATGCTCTCGGTCGTCCCGCTGATGGCGGGCGGCGGCCTCTTCGAGACCGGCGCCGGCGGCTCCGCCCCGAAGCACGTCCAGCAGCTGGTCAAGGAGAACTACCTGCGCTGGGACTCGCTCGGCGAGTTCTTCGCCCTGGCCGCCTCCTTCGAGCACCTGGCCACCAGCACGGGCAACGCCCGCGCCCAGGTCCTCGCCGACACGCTGGACCGCGCCACCGGCACCTTCCTCAACGAGGACAAGTCGCCGACCCGCCGCCTCGGCGGCATCGACAACCGCGGCAGCCACTTCTACCTGGCCATGTACTGGGCCCAGGAGCTCGCGAAGCAGACCGAGGACGCGGAGCTGGCCAAGGCCTTCGCCCCGGTCGCCGAGACGCTCACCGCGAACGAGCAGAAGATCGTCGACGAGCTGATCGCCGTCCAGGGCTCCCCGGCCGACCTCGGCGGCTACTACCAGCCCGACCCGGCCAAGGCCGCGGCCGTGATGCGCCCGTCCACCACGTTCAACGAGGCCATCGCGTCCCTCGCCTGA